One window of Caldisericum exile AZM16c01 genomic DNA carries:
- a CDS encoding amino acid ABC transporter ATP-binding protein: MIKTVNLTKRFGSVPVFENINFEVQKGEKVVIVGPSGAGKSTFLRCLNALELPTSGEIYYEGRLITPKTNLNKLREEIGMVFQHFNLFPHLTALQNVMLGPVVVKKMDKNLARDIAVNYLKKVGLGHRLNHYPKELSGGEKQRVAIARALAMEPKLMLFDEPTSALDIEMIQEVLDVMKEIAENGMTMVVVTHEISFAKEVADRVIFMADGRIVEEGNPLEFFESPQTDRARKFLRSVLSVYTV, translated from the coding sequence GTGATTAAGACAGTTAATTTAACAAAGAGATTTGGGTCGGTTCCAGTTTTTGAGAACATTAACTTTGAAGTGCAAAAGGGAGAAAAGGTCGTGATTGTTGGGCCATCAGGCGCAGGGAAAAGCACATTTTTAAGATGTTTGAATGCACTTGAATTACCCACATCAGGCGAGATTTATTATGAGGGACGTCTTATAACCCCAAAGACAAACCTCAACAAATTAAGAGAGGAAATCGGAATGGTTTTTCAGCACTTTAACCTTTTCCCTCACCTTACTGCGCTTCAAAATGTTATGCTTGGACCAGTGGTTGTAAAGAAAATGGATAAAAATCTTGCAAGAGATATTGCAGTAAATTACCTAAAAAAAGTTGGACTTGGACATAGACTCAATCACTATCCAAAGGAACTTTCAGGTGGCGAAAAGCAGCGTGTTGCAATAGCAAGGGCGCTTGCCATGGAACCTAAATTAATGCTCTTTGATGAGCCAACCTCTGCACTTGATATTGAAATGATTCAGGAAGTGCTTGATGTAATGAAAGAAATTGCGGAGAATGGTATGACAATGGTTGTTGTAACACACGAAATATCTTTTGCAAAAGAGGTTGCTGATAGGGTTATTTTTATGGCCGATGGTCGGATTGTTGAGGAAGGAAATCCTCTTGAATTTTTTGAAAGCCCGCAAACAGATAGAGCAAGAAAATTCCTTAGAAGTGTGCTTAGTGTATACACTGTGTAA
- a CDS encoding amino acid ABC transporter permease, with product MQFRLDLFIQTLPFLLQGLKTTLGLTFLAMIFGIVFGLFIALLRISKSPLLRGLSSIYVDALRGTPLLLQILIVYYVFPGFGLKLDAFTSGVVALSFNSAAYISEIFRAGIESISFGQFEAANSLGMNYYQTMRHVILPQTIRRVIPPITNEIVALLKDTSLVMITGIAELTYKSKQISSATANVLTPYLAAGIIYLLLTIPLTRLSQNLERRFAKGD from the coding sequence ATGCAATTTAGATTGGACTTATTCATTCAAACGCTGCCATTTCTTCTCCAAGGACTAAAAACAACACTTGGTTTAACTTTTCTTGCAATGATTTTCGGTATAGTATTTGGCCTTTTTATTGCATTGTTGCGCATTTCAAAGAGCCCTCTTTTACGGGGGCTCTCTTCAATTTATGTGGACGCCTTAAGAGGCACACCTCTTCTTCTTCAAATACTCATTGTGTATTATGTTTTTCCAGGTTTTGGGCTTAAACTTGACGCATTTACCTCAGGAGTTGTGGCGCTTTCCTTCAACTCTGCTGCATACATTTCAGAGATTTTCAGAGCAGGGATTGAATCAATTTCCTTTGGGCAGTTTGAGGCAGCAAACTCGCTTGGCATGAATTATTACCAAACAATGAGACATGTAATTCTTCCTCAAACAATAAGAAGAGTAATTCCACCAATTACAAATGAAATCGTTGCGTTATTAAAGGACACCTCACTTGTTATGATCACAGGTATTGCAGAACTTACGTATAAGTCAAAGCAAATTTCATCTGCAACGGCAAATGTGCTTACACCGTACCTTGCTGCAGGCATCATTTATCTTTTACTTACGATTCCTTTAACAAGGCTTTCACAAAATCTCGAAAGGAGGTTTGCAAAAGGTGATTAA